The following proteins come from a genomic window of Acomys russatus chromosome 17, mAcoRus1.1, whole genome shotgun sequence:
- the LOC127201083 gene encoding 40S ribosomal protein S12-like: MAEEGIAAGGVMDVSAALQEVLKTALIHDGLARGLREAAKALDKRQAHVCVLASNCDEPMYVKLVEALCAEHQVNLIKVDDNKKLGEWGGLCKIDREGKPRKVVSCSCVVVKDYGKESQAKDVIEEYFKCKK; the protein is encoded by the coding sequence ATGGCAGAGgaaggcattgctgctggaggtGTAATGGACGTCAGCGCTGCCCTTCAAGAGGTGCTGAAGACCGCCCTCATCCACGATGGCCTAGCACGTGGCCTACGCGAAGCTGCCAAAGCCTTAGACAAGCGCCAGGCCCACGTTTGTGTGCTGGCATCCAACTGCGATGAGCCCATGTACGTCAAGCTGGTGGAGGCGCTGTGCGCTGAGCACCAGGTCAACCTGATTAAGGTTGATGACAACAAGAAACTGGGGGAATGGGGAGGCCTCTGTAAAATCGATCGAGAGGGAAAGCCACGAAAAGTGGTTAGTTGCAGTTGTGTAGTGGTTAAGGACTATGGCAAAGAATCTCAGGCCAAGGATGTCATCGAGGAGTACTTCAAAtgcaagaaatga